GCGCGTCGCTGCCGCTCAATTGGTCGGTACTGATAAGCGAACCGATATTGCGGTTTTACGTGTAGAAGGTAGTAATCTTCCTGTCATACCACTCAATCCAAACTATTCCCCAACCGTCGGTGATGTCGTACTCGCCATCGGTAACCCATACAACCTCGGCCAAACAACCACTTTCGGCATTATCTCCGCAACTGGTCGCTCTTCCATCAGCGCCGGCGGACGACAAGCCTTTATTCAGACTGATGCTGCCATCAATGAAGGCAACTCTGGTGGGGCATTGGTTAACACACGAGGTGAACTGGTTGGTATCAACACTGCATCCTTTCAGCAAGCAACAGAACTAGAAACTTACGGCATTTCTTTTGCTATCCCTTATGCTCTTGCCAATAAAATCATGCAAAAAATCATAGCCGATGGTCGCGTGATCCGAGGTTATATCGGTATTGATGGTCAGGACATCAACTCCGTCACTTCCCGCTTACTAGGGAATGAACATTTAGGGGGGATTATCGTGTTAGGCGTCGATCCTAACGGACCAGGCGCCGATGCAGGATTTCAGGCTCAGGATATTATTCTCAAAATTGATGGACAAAAAATCAATGGTCGCCAGAGCGTAATGGATATTGTCACTGAGTTGAGGCCGGGGACAACCGTCGATGTGCTCATCCTACGTAAGGGCAAAGAGCAAACACTTAGCGTGACGATCGCAGAAGATACCCGAGAAATTTAAAAACCTAGATAGAAAAATCCCATGCTCGATAGCATGGGATTTTTCTTTATTCGCTGTCTTCTTCTGTGGTAGAAGTTTCAACTTCAATACGGGTTACCCGCTGTAAACCTCTCGGTAGCAAACTACCTCGACGACCACGCTCACCGCGGAAATTATCCAGGTCGCTTGGCTTCAAGCCAAGTTTACGTTTACCGGCATAGAGCGTCACCGATGCCCCTTGAGGTAACGACATCAGATGAGAAACCACTTCTTCCCGCTCTTTGGCTTTGGCCGCTGGAATATTAATGATCTTGTTGCCCTTACCTTTGCCTAACTGAGGTAAATCCTTGATAGGGAATAACAACATTCGCCCTTGATTGGTAATAGCCAAAATCTCATCTTGGTCCAGGCTACGGATCGCATCCGGGCTCAAGACCTCAGCATTTTGAGGCAACGTGACTAGTACTTTACCACTGCGGTTTTTCGACAGTAAATCACTTCCTTTACACACAAAGCCATAACCGGCATCAGAACCGACCAACCATAACTGGTCTTCTTCCCCCATCACCACATGGCGAATGTTAGTCCCTGCATTAATATTCAGACGTCCCGTGATAGGCTCACCTTGACTTCTCGCTGAAGGCAATGAGTGTGACTCTAACGAGTAGCTTCGACCATCACTGCCTAAGAAGACGGCTTGCTGATTACTCTTACCGCGAGCATGGGCTAAGTACTTATCACCCGACTTGTAATTCAGTCCTTCAGCATCAACATCATGACCTTTCGCGTGGCGGATCCACCCTTTGTCTGAAAGCACAACGGTAATAGGTTCGCTCGGTACAAGATCGCGCTCAGTCAAGGCTTTGGCTTCCGCACGCTCAACAAGAGGAGAGCGGCGATCATCACCGTATTTTTCAGCATCCGCTTTGATTTCTTTCTTTAATAGCGTATTCAGACGACGCTCAGAGCCTAGCAGCTGTTCAAGCTTTTCGCGTTCTTTTTCTAGCTCTTCCTGCTCACCACGGATCTTCATCTCTTCCAGCTTGGCAAGGTGACGAAGTTTGGTATCAAGAATCGCATCCGCCTGAATATCCGTAATACCGAAGCGTGCCATCAGCACTGCTTTGGGATCATCTTCCGTACGGATGATCTCTATCACTTCATCCAAATTAAGGTAAGCAACCAACAAACCTTCTAAAATGTGCAAACGTGCAAGGACCTTGTCCAAGCGATGCTGCAAACGGCGGCGAACGGTCGCACGGCGGAACTCAATCCACTCTGATAAGATCTGAACCAGACCTTTCACCTGAGGACGGTTATCCAAGCCAATCATGTTGAGATTAACGCGGAAGTTTTTTTCAAGATCCGTCGACGCAAACAGGTGGTTCATCAACTGATCACAGTCGATACGATTTGAGCGAGGAACCACAACAATACGCGTCGGGTTTTCGTGATCCGATTCGTCACGTAGGTCATCGACCATTGGCAGTTTCTTGGCTCGCATTTGGCTAGCAATTTGCTCAAGTAACTTGGCACCCGATACCTGATGTGGCAGTGCCGTGATAACAATATCACTGCCTTCTTTATGCCATACTGCGCGCATTTTGATACTGCCGCGACCAGTGCGGTAGATTTTTTCCAGCTCAGCTTTTGGCGAGATAATCTCAGCTTCCGTTGGGTAATCCGGCCCCTGAACAAAGTTCATCACATCTGACAGTTCGGATTTAGGATGATCGATCAGATGGATAGTGGCATCAGCAATTTCACGCACATTATGTGGCGGAATATCGGTCGCCATCCCTACTGCGATACCCGTAACGCCATTGAGTAGAATATGTGGCAGTCGCGCTGGCAGCATTTGCGGCTCTTTCATCGTACCGTCAAAGTTCGGCTGCCATTCAACGGTTCCTTGTCCAAGTTCACCAAGCAGAACTTCTGCAAACTTGGACAATTTCGCTTCGGTATAACGCATCGCAGCGAATGATTTAGGATCATCCGGCGCACCCCAGTTACCTTGACCGTCAACCAATGGATAACGATAAGAGAACGGCTGAGCCATTAACACCATAGCTTCATAACATGCGGAGTCGCCGTGAGGGTGGTATTTACCCAACACATCGCCAACCGTGCGCGCGGATTTTTTGTATTTTGCTGCTGCCGAGAGCCCCAGCTCTGACATCGCATAAATGATTCGTCGCTGAACCGGCTTTAAGCCATCACCAATGTATGGCAAGGCGCGATCCATGATGACGTACATCGAGTAATTGAGATAAGCGTCTTCAGTGAACTTGCGCATTGGCAACTGTTCAACGCCATCGTATGTAATTTCCGTAGACATTCGTTAAACCTCTGCCAAATCCCCGTTGTTTTGTAGCCAAGAACGGCGGTCATCAGCACGTTTCTTACCAAGTAGCATATCCATCATTTCCATGGTTGCCTGAGAGTCATCAATCGTGAGCTGAACCAAGCGGCGAGTATTCGGATCCATAGTCGTTTCACGTAGCTGAAGTGGATTCATTTCACCCAAACCTTTGAATCGCTGGACATTGATCTTAGCTTTTTTCTTCGACAAACGTTCTAAGATGCCTTCTTTCTCATCATCATCAAGGGCATAAAAGACTTCTTTACCACAATCAATACGATAGAGTGGTGGCATAGCCACATAGATATGACCCGCTTCTACCAGAGCTCTGAAGTGGCGGGTAAACAATGCACAGAGCAATGTTGCAATATGTAGTCCATCGGAGTCGGCATCGGCCAAGATACAGATCTTGCCGTAACGTAAGCTTTCAAGGTTATCACTGTCTGGGTCAATACCCAGCGCAACCGAAATATCATGGACTTCTTGAGAGGCTAATACTTGGTCAGCAGACACTTCCCAAGTATTAAGAATTTTACCGCGAAGCGGCATGACAGCCTGAAACTCTCGATCGCGAGCCTGCTTCGCTGAACCACCAGCCGAGTCACCCTCGACAAAGAAGATTTCGGTACGGTTTAGATCTTGTACTGAGCAGTCCGTTAATTTACCCGGCAAGGCTGGCCCTGAAGCCACTTTTTTACGTACCACTTTTTTACTTGCACGCATTCGCCGATGTGCATTGGCAATACAAACTTCTGCCAGCTGTTCAGCCAGTTGCGGCTTCTCATTCAGCCATAAGCTAAACGCATCCTTTACCACGCCAGAAACAAAGGCAGCGGTTTGACGCGAAGACAGACGTTCTTTGGTTTGACCGGCAAATTGAGGGTCTTGCATCTTAACCGACAATACGTAGGAACAGCGGTCAAAGACATCGTCCCCCGTGAGCTTAACACCACGAGGAAGCAGGTTACGGAACTCACAAAACTCTCGCATCGCATCAAGCAAGCCTTGGCGCAATCCATTTACGTGGGTGCCGCCTTGAGCTGTCGGGATCAGGTTTACGTAGCTTTCGGTGATCATCTCACCACCTTCCGGCTGCCAAATCACCGCCCAGTTAGCCGCCTCGGTCTCCGCAGAGAATTCTCCAGTAAACGGCTCTTCAGGCAAGACGGTATAACCTTTCACACCTTCTGCTAGATAGTCTTTCAGTCCATCTTCGTACAGCCATTTGTGTTCGTTACCGTTCACTTTATCAGAGAAAGTGATTTCTAACCCTGGGCAAAGTACCGCTTTAGCTCGTAAGTTATTCACCAAACGAGTGACGGAGAAATTGGCAGAATCAAAATATTTAGCATCAGGCCAGAAGTGAACACTGGTACCTTTGTTACGACGTCCACAAGTGCCTGTGACCGTTAAGTCAGATACTTTATCGCCGTGCTCAAATGCAATTTCATACACTTGTCCTTCACGACGTACCGTTACTTCAACACGTTTTGATAAGGCATTTACAACCGAAATACCTACACCGTGAAGACCACCAGAGAATTGATAGTTTTTATTGGAAAACTTACCACCCGCGTGGAGTTTACACAGAATAAGTTCAACGCCGGAGACTTTCTCTTCCGGGTGAATATCAACAGGCATGCCTCGGCCATCATCGATCACTTCCAGAGATTGATCGGCATGCAGAATTACTTGAACTTTTGAAGCGTGTCCGGCTAGCGCTTCATCGACACTGTTGTCGATGACTTCTTGTCCCAAGTGGTTAGGGCGCGCTGTATCCGTATACATCCCTGGTCGGCGACGTACAGGCTCCAAACCATTAAGAACCTCAATGGCTCCAGCATTATATTGTTCAGTCATAATACGGAATATCGTTATAGAAAATAAATGGGTTACTGAGCAGGTAAGCTTTTGTTCTTTTTATTAATTAGTCTAAAAAGTAGCAAAAACGACCAAACTCTCGTCGTTTCACATCCAGCTCAGTACAAGGGAAACATAGTCTGGAAGAGAGGGAATGATGTCAAGTGAGATAACTAAGTAACCACTAAAATTATGACTTTTCCCTCAATGAGCCTATAGCTGGAGAAACTCAATGATATGCTTAGGGTAGCGTTCAAAGTCGACAAAACTATGATCTCCTCCCTGTTCAACGGTTTGTTTAGCTCCGCTAAACTTTTCAACCGCCTGACGATAATCCAACACCTCGTCTTCTGTTTGTTGTAAAAGCCAGAAATCTTCCGGTTGTTTGATGACTGGCGTATCCAACACTTTTAATTCATCAATATGGGTGTCTTTTAAAACATAGCGTTGCTGTGTGTAGGGGTTTTCCTGCTCGCCTAAATAGTCAGAAAGTAACTCATAAGGTTTCACCGCAGGGTTAACCACCACTGCTCTAAAACCAAATTGAGCATTGAGCCACATGGACATATACCCACCCAGCGAACTGCCCACCAAGCCAATTTGATAATCGTTAAGGTGCGTTTCAATAATGTCCAGCAAACATTCTGCAGCTTGCTTGGGAAAACAAGGTAATTGAGGAACAACAACCTTAATATCAGGACGATATTGCTGGCAATACTCCTTCATAACATTAGCTTTATGAGACAAAGGAGAACTGTTAAAACCATGAATATAAAGCAGTAATGAAGGTTGCATAATGGTCCTTAATCAGGTGAGCTCAAGGTTAATAACCCGTTGAGTTAAAGTCAGGTTGGAACCTACCTGCGGGTAGACGTTTCACTTCGGTAGTCACATTTCCATCATCGTGGAGCAATAATTCACGCCACCCCGGAGACTGGTTATCCAAAGCAAAGTCATCTGAGTTGGGTTTAAATTGTACACAGGTTGAAGGCGTGGCCATAACCCGCACTTCATTTCTCATCACATTCATGTCTTGGTGCACATGGCCACACAGGACTGCTTTGACATTATTATGCTGATCGACCAATTGCCAAAAATCCTCTGAATCTTTCAAAGAATGTTGGTCTAACCAAGCACTGCCCACAAGCATGGGATGGTGATGCAATAGGATCAAAGCGTGACGTTCTGGATACTGAACTAATTTTTCTTCCAGCAGTGCAAATTGCTTATCGCTCAAACGACCATGAGGCACTCCCACAACTTGAGAGTCAAGCATAATCATCTGCCATGTTTCACCAAGCAGTACATGCTCAATTTGCTGAATCTGTGGAGAAGGAATCACCGAGGTCATGCTCGGTTTAAAATCATGATTGCCAGGGAGCCAAAAACAGGTTTTCTTGAGCGGTACAATACCTTGCTCAAAACGATGATATGACGCTTCGCTATGATCCTGTGAAATATCCCCTGTCGCCAAAACAGCGTCATAGGCAGGATTTTCTTCGACAATAGCTTCAACAACAGCCTTAAAGCTGTCACCTGTATTCACACTCAATAGGCTTCCATCTGCTGCTTCAAACAGATGAGTATCTGTAATTTGAAGCAGCCTGATGCGACCATCTGATGAGCTCGACGTTACTTTCAAAACTAAAACCTAAATATTGAGCGGCGTCCGGCTAATACCATGCCTTAAACAAAAAGATAACCAATCACCCAAAAAACGGTTCAGTTGCACTTTTTCATCTTGCTGAACCATTTTGTCATTGGGGTATTCGTATCGAGCATTCACTCGTTTTAAATGCTCACACTCACACACCTCTGCTACGCGAGCATCGTGGTAGAGCCTGACAGACATTTTTGGCAATGGAAACACCGGGATATCATCACTTTGACAAATATCGACCAAAGTTGTGTACTTTGTGACTTCGACCACTTGAATTTGATATGTCATGTTAGCAGCCTGATAGCAGCGCACATTACCAACCTTTGCTCTACTTGGAAGCAAAGCATTTAATTTGGCGTAATTGGTTTCATAAGTCCGCATCAATTCTGATAAATCAACGTGATACGGCTTTTTTACTGCTACTTGTGCCATTGTTCTCTTAGCGTTTGGTAATTCAGCTGCAACCATTGCAGTGCAATAATCGAAGCGCCATTTTCAAATTTTCCGTTTGTGACCCATTGATAGGCGGTCTCACGACTGACCACATGAACTCGAATATCCTCACCTTCATAGTCTAAACCATGAACGCCTTGAGCGGTGGATGCATCCACTTTCCCAACGTAAACATCCAGTTTCTCGGAGCAACCACCAGAAGAAGGGTAATAAGACGTCACCTTGGTTACATAGTCAACGGAGATCCCCGCTTCCTCAACCGCTTCGCGACGCACAACCTGCTCTGAAGATTCATTGGTATCAATCACCCCCGCCACAATTTCAAATTGCCAAGGGTGATCATGTTCCAGCGCACCGACACGAATCTGTTCAATCAATACAACCTGATCCGTTACTGGATCATAAGGCAGTAACGCCGCAGCGTGCCCTCGCTCGAACATTTCACGCTCAATAACCTCACTCCAGCCACCTTCAAACAACTTATGTCGAAAGCGATACTTAATCATCCTAAAAAAGCCCTTAAATAGTGTCTCTTTTGAGAGGATTTCTACATCTTGTGGAGTAAATTCACTTTGTTGACTATCAGATAGTTGCATTTGGCACCTCAGTGAGTGAATCTTATAGTTTACTCAGACAGAAGCTTAACTTCCAAGGACATGGCTCAACTTTTTATACAATTTTTATATTCTGAGTTAAATCTGCGAATCAAGTATATTGCACAGGTGGATAGTTAAGTGTAAAAATTTGCAAAGTTTTGCGTGAATTAGCATCAGTATGAGTTAAACTCTCGCTCAGTCACCTTTTTCATATTTTGGCAGGAATAGGACCTATGAAAAAACTGCTTCCACTATTTATCAGTGCAGCACTTGGCAGCTTAAGCACCAACGCTTTTGCTGACACACTGACGGAAATTTACAATCAAGCAAAAGAAAACGACCCAACATTACTTAGCGCAGCTGCTACCCGCGACTCTGCATTTGAAGCGGTGACTTCTAGCCGTGCCACTTTACTCCCTCAAATTGATCTGACAGCAAGCTACGACTTTGATCGCGGTGAGTACAATGACGCAGACAATGACAAGGATACTTGGACAGCTAAACTAGGTTTTACTCAAGAGTTGTATAAACGTTCTAGCTGGCTCACTCTAGATACAGCGGAGAAAACGGCACGCCAGGCGGATGCAACCTATGCGGCTGCTCAGCAAGATCTTATTCTTCGCGTCGCTACCGCCTATTTTGAAGTGTTAAAAGCGCAAGATAACCTGGCTTTTGTCCAAGCAGAGAAAGCGGCTGTGGGTCGTCAACTAGAACAAACCAAACAGCGTTTTGAAGTAGGACTTTCTGCGATTACAGACGTCCATGATGCACAAGCACAGTACGATACTGTTTTAGCAGATGAAGTGCTGGCCGAAAACAGTTTGATCAACAGCTACGAAGGTTTACGCGAAATCACGGGCATAGAGCATGATGATCTCAATGTATTAGATATTGACCGTTTCTCTGCGACCAAGATTCAATCGCCAGTAGACTCTCTAGTTAAAGAGGCCCAAGAGAAGAACCTAAACTTACTTTCTTCACGCATCGCCCAAGACATCGCTAAAGATAATATTTCTCTGCAGAGCTCAGGCCACCTTCCTTCATTGACTTTAGATGGCGGCTATACATTGGCCGAACAAAAGAACAGTACATCCAGTTCAAGTGATTATGACTCGGACAATTTCAATGTTGGGCTAAATCTGTCTGTGCCAATTTATAGCGGTGGCTCAACAACCTCTCTGACTAAGCAAGCGGAATTTGATTACGTAGCGGCAAGCCAAGATTTAGAAGCGACTTACCGCAGCGTGGTGAAAGACGTTCGTGCCTTTAATAACAACATCAGTGCTTCGATTGGTGCACTACGCGCTTATGAACAGACCGTAGTGTCGGCTCGTTCAGCGTTAGAAGCCACTGAAGCGGGCTTTGATGTAGGTACCCGTACTATCGTAGACGTTCTTGACTCAACTCGTAACTTGTACGATGCAAACAAGAACCTTTCTAACGCACGTTACGATTACATCCTAAGTGTGTTGCAGCTTCGTCAAGCAGTCGGCACGTTAAGCGAGCAAGATATCCTAGATATCAATGCTGGTCTGAAAGAAGCTCCAGCTAACAGCTAACAGCTAACAGCTAACAGCTAACAGCTAACAGCTAACAGCTAACAGCTAACAGCTAACAGCTAACAGCTAACAGCTAACAGCTAACAGCTAACACGGAAAAGTAAAAAGGTTGATGCTTTCGCATCAACCTTTTTTTAGTTCTTGCCTATCTCAAAAACTAGTACACCGTATCTATAACAACATCTTTTTCTACCAGCCACTCGACCTTGTCACCATTCTTAAGCATTAAGGCGACATCGACTGGTTTTTCTGTCTCTACCGCGAATTGCCACACAAATGCCACTTCCCAACGGCTTTGATTGTGAGTACGTAAATCCAGTAAATCACCATCGATAACCCAACTTTCTTCACCTTGCTTAATAGAAATACTGTCCACTTCCAAAGTGGCAGGTAGTATTTTATCCGATTCTAGGTAGAGCGCGCCATGGAGCGTTTGGTCCTGAACTTCTCCTAAGGTAGGCATTTTGTTTAGCCATAAATTACTTTTTAGCCGAACCGTAGCCCCTTCAATAGCAACCTGTTCATCCTGCTCCCAACCCACTGGAGTCGATGCACAGCCAGCTAGCAGCACAGCTCCCAACACCACTACTGCATATTTTTTCATTGTTATCACCTTTGAGCCAACCACTCTTTGAGAGTTTGAATATCATTCTGATATTCATTTTTTATTTCTTCAACCCAATCATCTATGTTTTCCCACCATGCTGGCAAATCAGGAGACTGAGCTTTTTGTGCGACTTTCTGAATATGTTTAAGACCAATAGAACCAGCCGCACCTTTAATCTTATGGGCTTCAGAAACAATACCGTCTTGATGTTTCGCCGTCATATTAGAATTAAGCACTTCGACATACTCTGGCATCATATTTTCAAACATCTCGATACTATCCAGTACCGGTTGAGATCCCACTATACCGACATAAGACTCCAGCATCTCCAAATCCAACACCCGGCTGTATAAGTCGTTACTTTCCACCACAACTGGCTCTTCAATCGTCAGTGGCTGTTGATACTCTTCATCGGAGGTAAATTTCGCGATAACTTCCTGAACAGCCGTCACGGATAGAGGCTTGCTGATCGCATCGTCCATGCCCTTTTCCAAGTATTCATTTTTGTTCTTCAGTACATTAGCAGTAAGGGCGACCAATGGCGGCAAATCTTTATAGGTTTTACGATAAAAATCAGCAACATCAAAACCTGTCATATCTGGAAGTTGGATATCCAAGAATGCCAGATCATAAATTTCCGGATCAAACATCTCAATCGCATCCTGTCCGGTCATGGCCACACTAACCTCATGCCCCATACTCTCTAGGAGCGAACGCGCTACAGTAATATTGAGTTCAATATCTTCGACCATAAAGATATTGAGCTCTTTACGCTCCGTTGGCTCGCTTTCAAGTGGCTGCTCGTGAGCAGAAAGAGGAACACGTATGGTCACCGTAAAAGTACTGCCAAACCCTTCCTCACTACTGACGGTAATATCTCCATCCATCATTTTAATGAGTTGTTTAGATACCGCTAAACCAATGCCTGTGCCAACTGCGTGAAGGTTATCCTTACCGGATTTAACCTGGTAGTACATCGCAAAGATCTTCTCAAGCTCAGATTCCGGAATACCAATACCACTATCTTCAATTTCCATGGTGATATTGGCAAGCTCACCATCGATTTCTGCATCGACGGTCATCACAACGCCCCCCTCTTTGGTGAACTTCATAGCATTACTGATCAGGTTCCACAGTACCTGTCGCAAACGGGTTGCATCGACTTCTATTGCTGTTGGAAGTTCGCTTAAACGCTCTAGATCAAAACGTAAACCTTTTTGGGAGGCCATAAGGGCAGAAATACTCTCCATTTCAGCCACAAATTCCTCAAAGTTCAGTGGAGATGGGAACAGCTCTAACTTGCGACGGTCAAACTTATCCATATCAATAATGTCGTTGAAAATATTACCTAGGGTAATCGCACTGACATTGATGGTCTGCATATGGTTTCGTTGCTCATCCGTTAATGGCGTATCAAGCAACATACGGCTCAAACCAACGATGCCGTTTAGTGGGGTACGTAGCTCATGACTGATGGTTGAAATGAAAGTCGTCTTATCTCGGCTTGCTTTCTTCAATGATTCCTCGTGACGTTTTCGCTCAGTAATATCACGCCCGAAACCGACTAACCCAAGATGGCGGCCATCCTTGCTATAAAAAGGAACTTTGCGTAGCTCAAAGTAATTTTTACGGCCGTCTGGGTATTCCAGCCACTGCTCGTAAGTCAAGGCTTGGTTATCCGCAAACACCTTTTCGTCCGTATCAACAATCTGTTGAGCCACTTCTTTGCTGTAGACATCCCAAGGTGTGAGTCCCACCAGCTGATTTTCTTTTTTACCCGTTAGTTCTTCCATGGCCCGGTTACAAC
This sequence is a window from Vibrio coralliilyticus. Protein-coding genes within it:
- the arcB gene encoding aerobic respiration two-component sensor histidine kinase ArcB, encoding MKPIKNLAQYYVDLLVKLGILRFSILLALALVALAVVVQVGITLVLSGHVDDIDIVRSVFFGLLITPWAVYFLSVVVDQLEESRQRLSKLVSKLKDMRSRDQELNHKLQQNIAKLNQEIEERIKAEEAREEAMKDLENEVYQRERTQLELAERTALLRSFIDASPDLIYYRNAEGVFSGCNRAMEELTGKKENQLVGLTPWDVYSKEVAQQIVDTDEKVFADNQALTYEQWLEYPDGRKNYFELRKVPFYSKDGRHLGLVGFGRDITERKRHEESLKKASRDKTTFISTISHELRTPLNGIVGLSRMLLDTPLTDEQRNHMQTINVSAITLGNIFNDIIDMDKFDRRKLELFPSPLNFEEFVAEMESISALMASQKGLRFDLERLSELPTAIEVDATRLRQVLWNLISNAMKFTKEGGVVMTVDAEIDGELANITMEIEDSGIGIPESELEKIFAMYYQVKSGKDNLHAVGTGIGLAVSKQLIKMMDGDITVSSEEGFGSTFTVTIRVPLSAHEQPLESEPTERKELNIFMVEDIELNITVARSLLESMGHEVSVAMTGQDAIEMFDPEIYDLAFLDIQLPDMTGFDVADFYRKTYKDLPPLVALTANVLKNKNEYLEKGMDDAISKPLSVTAVQEVIAKFTSDEEYQQPLTIEEPVVVESNDLYSRVLDLEMLESYVGIVGSQPVLDSIEMFENMMPEYVEVLNSNMTAKHQDGIVSEAHKIKGAAGSIGLKHIQKVAQKAQSPDLPAWWENIDDWVEEIKNEYQNDIQTLKEWLAQR